The DNA window TATCGAGGAAGGAACGCGCGTGGTTCTCGAACGCGACGACTACATTCCGCGACCGCTCGACGACCGCACGCCGCTGATCGTGCGGCTCGGCGAAGTTTCACCGGTGGAGGACGGCTATTCGTATCGCTTCCACTTCATCGGATTCGAGCCCGGCGAGTACCGCCTGGCGGACTTCCTGATGCGGGCGGACGGAACTCCCGCGGAGGAGCTGGGCGACCGGACCGTGACGGTGAAGACGATCCTGCCGGCCGATCACGACGGCTCGTTGACGCCTCATGTGCCGTCGACGTTTCCGTGGTTCGGCGGCTACCGCACGCTGTTGATCGGACTGGGTGTTGTCTGGGTGCTGGGATGGATCGCGCTGGCATGGTTTGGGCGTCGGCGTCGTGCGGCGGATGAAGCGGTGCAGGAACCGCCGCCGCCGACCTTCGCCGAGCGACTGCGTCCCTATGTCGAGGCGGCCGCCGGTGGCGAGCTCGACAGCCGCGAGCAGGCCGAGCTCGAACGTCTGCTGAGCGCCTACTGGCGGGACCGGTTGAAGCTTCCCGAGCAACGGATGGCGAGTGAGCTGGCCGAGCTGCGCAAGCATCCCGAGGCGGGAGAGCTGATCCGCGCGCTCGAGGGCTGGCTGCATCGTCCGGGCGGCGTTTCTCCGGAACGCGTCGACGATCTGCTGGCGCCCTACCGAACTCCGGTTGGAGAGGAGGTGCGGGCATGAGTTTTCATCACCCCGAGTTCCTCTGGCTGCTGGCCCTGCCTCTGGGCTGGGGATTCTGGCAATGGGTGCGCCGCGGCCACGCCGTGGCCTTGCCCTTCGACCACGGAGCGCAGGGCGAAGGTCGGGTTCCGCGGTTCATGATCCACCTCGCGGGGACCTTGCCGGCCGTCATTCTCGCCGTCGCGGTGCTGATGCTCGCGGGTCCGCGTCGGCCCGCTCCGCCGAGCGATGAACGGGTGCTCAACAACATCCTGATCTGCATCGACGTCTCCGGCTCGATGGGAGTGCCCTTCGGTTCCGGCGGCACGCGATTCGAGGCGGCTGTCGAGGCCGCCCGGAGCTTCTGCGAGTTTCGCAAGGGCGACGCGTTCGGGCTCACCGTGTTCGGTTCGGAATACATCCACTGGGTGCCGCCGACCGCCGAGCTTTCGGCCGTTTCGAATGCGATGAACTACGTCCGCCCGGACAACATGCCGGGCTGGATGGGCGGCACGCTGATCGGCAACGCGCTGCGCGGCTGCCGCGACCAGCTCGTT is part of the Haloferula helveola genome and encodes:
- a CDS encoding VWA domain-containing protein, producing MSFHHPEFLWLLALPLGWGFWQWVRRGHAVALPFDHGAQGEGRVPRFMIHLAGTLPAVILAVAVLMLAGPRRPAPPSDERVLNNILICIDVSGSMGVPFGSGGTRFEAAVEAARSFCEFRKGDAFGLTVFGSEYIHWVPPTAELSAVSNAMNYVRPDNMPGWMGGTLIGNALRGCRDQLVRIGEGDRAVVLISDGQSGDFSNGGDRAVAEELAKDDIRVFGILIGDGTGAAGLDTVSATTGGRTFVAGDPGALDEIFREIDRMQKANFKPSTAEWVDYHEPFAIAGVSALLLYSITLLGLRYTPW